A region of Burkholderiales bacterium JOSHI_001 DNA encodes the following proteins:
- a CDS encoding putative Zn-dependent peptidase (PFAM: Peptidase M16 inactive domain; Insulinase (Peptidase family M16)) → MPMTHDPDLHQTTLPNGVRVVAMAQPHLHSAAVSVFVGSGSAHESATNNGISHFVEHMVFKGTLRRDVAQINRDAEALGAELNAHTDKDHTAYHLVGLGEHAPRFVHLLADLVVCPTFPEAELARERQVLLDEHAEVEDDTGNAAWRLFDRACYGLHPLAQPVMGSRAVTERMSAAALRQWVARHHVGGNVVVVAAGGLDPAAVLEQARADFAALPAGRPAAPAPAVWQGGLRSRSVSDSAQTQLILGWPLPPLAADDPVGELAAALFGEGMSSPLLAQLRERQGWVYYANAAADHSRLAGEFVVEASFAPQRLEPVLAEVARLLAVQAKQVDADEMERARQQVLVRWKRGLDSPSRRGENAALELLALGRLRPLPQRLAQLQAVDAQALRARFVAWLAQPVALALGGRVPRGARERCRQLLGQQGLRLA, encoded by the coding sequence ATGCCCATGACCCACGACCCCGACCTGCACCAGACCACCTTGCCCAACGGCGTGCGCGTGGTGGCCATGGCCCAGCCGCACCTGCACAGTGCCGCAGTGAGCGTCTTCGTGGGCAGCGGCAGCGCGCACGAAAGCGCCACGAACAACGGCATCAGCCACTTTGTGGAGCACATGGTGTTCAAGGGCACGCTGCGGCGTGACGTGGCGCAGATCAACCGCGACGCCGAAGCGCTGGGCGCCGAGTTGAATGCCCACACCGACAAGGACCACACCGCCTACCACCTGGTGGGCCTGGGCGAACACGCGCCGCGCTTCGTGCACCTGCTGGCCGATCTGGTGGTCTGCCCCACCTTCCCCGAAGCCGAACTGGCGCGCGAGCGCCAGGTGCTGCTGGACGAACATGCCGAGGTCGAGGACGACACCGGCAATGCCGCCTGGCGCCTGTTCGACCGCGCCTGCTACGGCCTGCACCCGCTGGCCCAGCCGGTGATGGGCAGCCGCGCGGTGACCGAACGCATGAGCGCTGCCGCGCTGCGCCAGTGGGTGGCGCGGCACCATGTGGGCGGCAATGTGGTGGTGGTGGCCGCCGGCGGGCTGGACCCCGCCGCGGTGCTGGAACAGGCGCGCGCCGACTTCGCGGCCCTGCCGGCGGGCCGGCCCGCCGCGCCTGCGCCCGCGGTGTGGCAGGGCGGCCTGCGCAGCCGCAGCGTGAGCGACAGCGCCCAGACCCAGCTCATCCTGGGTTGGCCACTGCCGCCGCTGGCTGCCGACGACCCGGTGGGTGAACTGGCCGCGGCCCTGTTCGGCGAAGGCATGAGTTCGCCCCTGCTGGCGCAACTGCGTGAACGCCAGGGCTGGGTGTACTACGCCAATGCGGCGGCCGACCACAGCCGCCTGGCCGGTGAATTCGTGGTGGAAGCGTCCTTCGCGCCGCAGCGCCTGGAGCCGGTGCTGGCCGAGGTGGCCCGCCTGCTGGCGGTGCAGGCGAAGCAGGTGGACGCGGACGAGATGGAGCGCGCCCGCCAGCAGGTGCTGGTGCGCTGGAAGCGCGGGCTGGATTCACCCTCGCGCCGCGGCGAGAACGCCGCGCTGGAACTGCTGGCCCTGGGGCGCCTGCGGCCCCTGCCGCAGCGCCTGGCGCAGTTGCAGGCCGTGGATGCCCAAGCCCTGCGTGCGCGTTTCGTCGCCTGGCTGGCGCAGCCCGTGGCGCTGGCCCTGGGCGGCCGCGTGCCGCGCGGCGCGCGCGAGCGCTGCCGCCAGTTGCTGGGCCAACAGGGGCTGCGCCTGGCCTGA
- a CDS encoding hypothetical protein (PFAM: ATP-dependent Clp protease adaptor protein ClpS), which translates to MPQEPSQPPSPPAPPVLPRRDDGQGAVVTERKAAKTKPPRMFQVVLLNDDFTPMEFVVMVLQEYFKRDLETATQIMLKIHHEGRGVCGVYTKDVAATKVELVLAAARRAGHPLQCIMEAA; encoded by the coding sequence ATGCCCCAGGAACCGTCGCAACCGCCGTCACCGCCAGCACCCCCGGTGCTGCCGCGGCGCGACGACGGCCAGGGGGCCGTGGTCACCGAACGCAAAGCGGCCAAGACCAAGCCGCCGCGCATGTTCCAGGTGGTGTTGCTCAATGATGACTTCACCCCGATGGAGTTTGTCGTGATGGTGCTCCAGGAGTACTTCAAGCGCGATCTGGAGACTGCCACCCAGATCATGCTCAAGATCCATCACGAAGGGCGCGGCGTCTGTGGTGTCTACACCAAGGACGTGGCGGCTACCAAGGTTGAATTGGTGCTTGCGGCTGCACGTCGCGCCGGGCACCCGCTGCAGTGCATTATGGAGGCCGCATGA
- a CDS encoding ATP-dependent Clp protease ATP-binding subunit clpA (PFAM: AAA domain (Cdc48 subfamily); C-terminal, D2-small domain, of ClpB protein; Clp amino terminal domain; ATPase family associated with various cellular activities (AAA)~TIGRFAM: ATP-dependent Clp protease ATP-binding subunit clpA) translates to MIAQELEVSLHMAFVEARQQRHEFITVEHLLLALLDNPSAAEVLRACAANIDDLRKSLATFIKENTPTVGGSEEVDTQPTLGFQRVIQRAIMHVQSTGSGKKEVTGANVLVAIFGEKDSHAVYYLHQQGVTRLDVVNFIAHGIKKSDPPEPTKGNEGGAEGEKEEGGGDGKGSPLDQFTQNLNQLARDGKIDPLIGRDAEVERVIQVLCRRRKNNPLLVGEAGVGKTAIAEGLAWRITQNDVPEVLAQSTVFALDMGALLAGTKYRGDFEQRLKGVLKQLKEQPSAILFIDEIHTLIGAGAASGGTLDASNLLKPALSNGSMKCIGATTFTEYRGIFEKDAALSRRFQKVDVVEPTVEQTVEILKGLKSRFEDHHSVKYAVAALQAAAELSAKYINDRHLPDKAIDVIDEAGAAQRILPSNKRKKTITRAEVEDIVAKIARIPPQSVSSDDRSKLKTLDRDLKSVVFGQDPAIEALAAAIKMARSGLGKPDKPIGSFLFSGPTGVGKTEVAKQLAYILGIELIRFDMSEYMERHAVSRLIGAPPGYVGFDQGGLLTEAVTKKPHAVLLMDEIEKAHPDVFNVLLQVMDHGTLTDNNGRKADFRNVIIVMTTNAGAETMNKSTIGFTTRREQGDEMGDIKRLFTPEFRNRLDAVVSFRALDEEIILRVVDKFLLQLESQLTEKKVEVTFTDALRKHLAKKGFDPLMGARPMQRLIQDMIRRALADELLFGRLTDGGRLTVDINDKDEVQLDIQPPKKSDKPKAETTSV, encoded by the coding sequence ATGATCGCGCAAGAGCTTGAAGTCAGTCTGCACATGGCGTTCGTCGAAGCACGTCAGCAGCGGCACGAATTCATCACCGTGGAGCACCTGCTGCTCGCGCTGCTGGACAACCCTTCGGCTGCCGAGGTGCTTCGCGCCTGCGCCGCCAACATCGACGACCTGCGCAAGAGCCTGGCCACCTTCATCAAGGAGAACACCCCCACGGTGGGCGGCTCCGAAGAGGTGGACACCCAGCCCACGCTGGGCTTCCAGCGCGTGATCCAGCGCGCCATCATGCATGTGCAAAGCACCGGCAGCGGCAAGAAGGAAGTCACCGGCGCCAACGTGCTGGTGGCCATCTTCGGCGAGAAGGATTCGCACGCGGTGTACTACCTGCACCAGCAGGGCGTCACCCGGCTGGACGTGGTGAACTTCATCGCCCACGGCATCAAGAAAAGCGACCCGCCCGAGCCCACCAAGGGCAACGAAGGTGGTGCCGAAGGTGAAAAGGAAGAAGGCGGTGGCGACGGCAAGGGCTCGCCGCTGGACCAGTTCACCCAGAACCTGAACCAGCTGGCCCGTGACGGCAAGATCGACCCCCTGATCGGCCGCGACGCCGAAGTCGAGCGTGTCATCCAGGTGCTGTGCCGCCGGCGCAAGAACAACCCGCTGCTGGTGGGCGAAGCCGGCGTGGGCAAGACGGCCATTGCCGAAGGCCTGGCCTGGCGCATCACCCAGAACGATGTGCCCGAGGTGCTGGCGCAAAGCACCGTGTTCGCGCTCGACATGGGTGCGCTGCTGGCCGGCACCAAGTACCGTGGTGACTTCGAGCAACGGCTGAAGGGCGTGCTGAAGCAATTGAAGGAACAGCCTTCGGCCATCCTGTTCATCGACGAGATCCACACCCTGATCGGGGCGGGCGCGGCTTCGGGCGGCACGCTGGACGCCAGCAACCTGCTCAAGCCGGCCTTGAGCAACGGCTCGATGAAGTGCATCGGCGCCACCACCTTCACCGAATACCGCGGCATCTTCGAGAAGGACGCCGCGCTGTCACGGCGCTTCCAGAAGGTGGACGTGGTGGAGCCCACGGTCGAGCAGACCGTGGAAATCCTCAAGGGCCTGAAGAGCCGCTTCGAAGACCACCACAGCGTGAAGTACGCGGTGGCGGCACTGCAGGCCGCGGCAGAACTGTCGGCCAAGTACATCAACGACCGCCACCTGCCGGACAAGGCCATCGACGTCATCGACGAGGCCGGTGCTGCCCAGCGCATCCTGCCCAGCAACAAGCGCAAGAAGACCATCACCCGCGCGGAGGTGGAAGACATCGTCGCCAAGATCGCGCGCATCCCGCCGCAGTCGGTGTCCAGCGACGACCGCAGCAAGCTGAAGACCCTGGACCGCGACCTGAAGAGCGTGGTGTTCGGCCAGGACCCGGCCATCGAAGCGCTGGCCGCCGCCATCAAGATGGCGCGCTCGGGCCTGGGCAAGCCGGACAAACCCATCGGTTCATTCCTCTTCAGCGGCCCCACCGGCGTGGGCAAGACCGAAGTCGCCAAGCAGCTGGCCTACATCCTGGGCATCGAGCTCATCCGCTTCGACATGAGCGAATACATGGAACGCCATGCCGTCAGCCGCCTGATCGGCGCGCCCCCGGGCTACGTGGGCTTCGACCAGGGCGGCCTGCTCACGGAAGCCGTCACCAAGAAGCCGCACGCGGTGCTGCTGATGGACGAGATCGAAAAGGCCCACCCGGACGTGTTCAACGTGCTGCTGCAGGTGATGGACCACGGCACGCTCACCGACAACAACGGGCGCAAGGCCGACTTCCGCAACGTGATCATCGTGATGACCACCAACGCGGGTGCCGAGACCATGAACAAGAGCACCATCGGCTTCACCACCCGGCGCGAGCAGGGCGATGAAATGGGCGACATCAAGCGCCTGTTCACGCCCGAGTTCCGCAACCGGCTGGACGCGGTGGTCAGCTTCCGGGCGCTGGACGAAGAGATCATCCTGCGCGTGGTGGACAAGTTCCTGCTGCAACTGGAAAGCCAGCTGACCGAGAAGAAGGTGGAGGTCACCTTCACCGATGCGCTGCGCAAGCACCTGGCCAAGAAGGGCTTCGACCCGCTGATGGGCGCGCGGCCGATGCAGCGCCTGATCCAGGACATGATCCGCCGCGCCCTGGCCGACGAGCTGCTGTTCGGCCGCCTGACCGACGGTGGCCGCCTGACGGTGGACATCAACGACAAGGACGAGGTGCAACTGGACATCCAGCCGCCCAAGAAGAGCGATAAGCCCAAGGCCGAGACCACCTCGGTCTGA